The Xanthobacter flavus genome includes a window with the following:
- the fmt gene encoding methionyl-tRNA formyltransferase — protein MRIVFMGTPDFAVPTLSEIVGRGHEVVAVYTRAPAPAGRRGLDLTPSPVHAVAERFGLPVFTPRSLKGEEAAEAFRAHGADVAVVVAYGLILPQAILDAPRLGCLNLHGSLLPRWRGAAPIQRAIMAGDRETGVAVMQMEAGLDTGPVGLVERIPIGPDMTAGELHDRMMVIGADLMGRALAALERGGLAFTPQPPTGVEYAAKIEKAETRIDWSRPAQEVHDRIRGLSPFPGAWFPLGSEETRVKVLRSTLADGSAAPGTVLDDRLTIACGTGAVRLVELQKAGKQPMGAETFLRGNKLAPGSQLT, from the coding sequence ATGCGCATCGTCTTCATGGGCACGCCGGATTTCGCCGTGCCCACCCTCTCGGAAATCGTCGGGCGCGGCCATGAGGTCGTCGCGGTCTATACCCGTGCCCCCGCCCCCGCCGGCCGGCGCGGGCTCGACCTCACCCCCTCGCCCGTCCATGCGGTGGCCGAGCGCTTCGGCCTGCCGGTGTTCACGCCCAGGAGCCTGAAGGGCGAAGAGGCGGCGGAAGCCTTTCGCGCCCATGGGGCGGACGTGGCGGTGGTGGTGGCCTACGGCCTCATCCTGCCGCAGGCCATCCTTGATGCGCCGCGCCTCGGCTGCCTGAACCTGCACGGCTCCCTCCTGCCGCGCTGGCGCGGCGCCGCGCCCATCCAGCGCGCCATCATGGCCGGCGACCGGGAGACCGGCGTCGCGGTGATGCAGATGGAGGCGGGGCTGGACACCGGGCCCGTGGGCCTCGTCGAGCGAATCCCCATCGGGCCGGACATGACCGCCGGCGAATTGCACGACCGCATGATGGTGATCGGCGCCGACCTGATGGGCCGGGCGCTGGCCGCGCTGGAGCGCGGCGGCCTCGCCTTCACGCCCCAGCCGCCAACCGGCGTGGAATATGCCGCCAAGATCGAGAAGGCCGAGACCCGCATCGACTGGTCCAGGCCCGCCCAGGAGGTGCACGACCGCATCCGTGGCCTCTCCCCCTTCCCCGGCGCCTGGTTCCCCCTCGGCTCCGAAGAGACGCGGGTGAAGGTGCTCCGCTCCACGCTGGCGGACGGCTCCGCCGCGCCCGGAACGGTACTGGACGACCGCCTCACCATCGCCTGCGGGACGGGCGCGGTGCGGCTCGTGGAACTGCAGAAGGCCGGCAAGCAGCCCATGGGGGCGGAGACGTTCCTTCGGGGAAACAAGCTCGCACCTGGGTCGCAGCTCACTTGA
- a CDS encoding DUF2200 domain-containing protein, whose protein sequence is MPKHRITTTSFASVYPLYVAKAERKGRTRAEVDTIIRWLTGYSDTELAAIAAGTTDFETFFAEAPAPNPARFLITGVVCGVRVEEIAEPTMREIRYLDKLVDELARGRPLEKILRKG, encoded by the coding sequence ATGCCGAAGCACCGCATCACCACCACCAGCTTCGCCAGCGTGTATCCGCTCTATGTCGCCAAGGCCGAGCGCAAGGGGCGCACCCGGGCGGAGGTGGATACGATCATCCGCTGGCTGACGGGCTATTCCGACACCGAGCTTGCCGCCATCGCCGCCGGCACCACCGATTTCGAGACCTTCTTCGCCGAGGCGCCCGCGCCCAATCCCGCCCGCTTTTTGATCACGGGGGTGGTCTGCGGCGTGCGCGTGGAAGAGATCGCCGAGCCGACCATGCGGGAAATACGGTATCTCGATAAGCTGGTCGACGAGCTGGCGCGCGGGCGCCCGCTGGAGAAGATCCTGCGCAAGGGTTGA
- a CDS encoding DNA recombination protein RmuC, whose translation MPVVLFTLGGRPFTLAEAAAVAAGVLALLLFLVLVTLVRQSRARAAAASEEALRRDEMDRRLRELVRVQSETAGRVQSMTEILAQRQSELARAVSDRLDQTSHRLGETLSTAARATHESLTRIAERLVMVETAERTLGDLSAQVVSLRETLANKQARGAFGQARMEAIVADGLPRGSFAFQYTLSNGKRPDCAIFLPGDQRPLLVDSKFPLEAVTAFREAPSPEHRKAAGQRLRNDLLKHVYDVAERYFIPGETQDVALIFVPSESVYAEISEHFDGVVQEAYRLRVVLVSPSLLMLAVQVVQAIAKDARMREEADRVRAEVGALVDDVSRLRERVGDLAKHFAQVGDDVQRVIISADKIARRGLRLEQLDFDAPGPAPSAPTE comes from the coding sequence ATGCCGGTTGTGCTCTTCACCCTGGGCGGGCGGCCCTTCACCTTGGCTGAGGCGGCTGCGGTCGCCGCGGGGGTGCTGGCGCTGCTGCTGTTCCTCGTTCTTGTGACGCTCGTCCGACAGTCGCGAGCGCGCGCCGCCGCAGCGTCCGAGGAGGCGCTCAGGCGCGACGAGATGGACCGCCGCCTGCGCGAGCTGGTCCGCGTCCAGTCCGAGACCGCCGGCCGCGTGCAGAGCATGACGGAGATCCTCGCCCAAAGGCAGAGCGAACTCGCCCGCGCCGTCTCCGACCGCCTCGACCAGACCTCCCACCGGCTGGGAGAGACCCTCTCCACCGCCGCCCGCGCCACCCATGAGAGCCTGACGCGCATCGCCGAGCGCCTCGTGATGGTAGAGACGGCCGAGCGCACGCTCGGCGATCTTTCCGCGCAGGTGGTGTCGCTGCGCGAGACGCTCGCCAACAAGCAGGCCCGCGGCGCCTTCGGGCAGGCGCGCATGGAGGCCATCGTCGCCGACGGGCTGCCGCGCGGCAGCTTCGCTTTCCAGTACACCCTCTCCAACGGCAAGCGGCCGGACTGCGCCATCTTCCTGCCCGGGGATCAGCGCCCGCTGCTGGTGGATTCCAAATTCCCGCTGGAGGCCGTCACCGCCTTCCGCGAGGCGCCGTCCCCGGAGCACCGAAAAGCTGCCGGCCAGCGCCTGCGCAACGATCTGCTGAAGCACGTCTATGACGTGGCCGAGCGCTATTTCATCCCCGGCGAGACGCAGGACGTGGCGCTGATCTTCGTGCCGTCGGAATCCGTCTACGCCGAGATCAGCGAGCATTTCGACGGCGTGGTGCAGGAGGCGTACCGGCTGCGCGTGGTGCTCGTCTCGCCCTCCCTGCTGATGCTGGCGGTGCAGGTGGTGCAGGCCATCGCCAAGGATGCCCGCATGCGCGAGGAGGCGGACCGCGTGCGGGCGGAGGTCGGCGCGCTGGTGGACGATGTGAGCCGCCTGCGCGAGCGGGTGGGCGACCTCGCCAAGCATTTCGCGCAAGTGGGCGACGACGTGCAGCGCGTCATCATCTCCGCCGACAAGATCGCCCGGCGCGGCCTCAGGCTGGAGCAGCTCGATTTCGACGCGCCCGGCCCGGCGCCCTCCGCGCCGACCGAGTGA
- a CDS encoding recombinase family protein yields MGMLVGYARTSTTEQEAGLEAQRRDLDAAGCGKVFAEHVSSVGDRDRLKQALEFVREGDTLVITKIDRLARSTIHLWEIVRDLDAKGVGLRVLNLGGEVVDTKSATGRLILTIFAGFAQFEREMMLERQREGIAKAKAEGKYLGRKPTARAKSEEVMRLHREGKTPTEIAAAVGIGRGSVYRIVQGQGAEA; encoded by the coding sequence ATGGGGATGTTGGTCGGTTACGCGCGGACCTCCACCACCGAACAGGAGGCAGGGCTTGAGGCCCAGCGACGCGACCTCGATGCGGCGGGATGCGGCAAGGTGTTTGCCGAGCATGTGTCCTCGGTTGGGGACCGGGACAGGCTGAAGCAGGCGCTGGAGTTCGTGCGGGAGGGGGACACCCTCGTCATCACCAAGATCGACAGGCTTGCCCGCTCCACCATCCACCTGTGGGAGATCGTCCGCGACCTCGATGCGAAGGGAGTGGGTCTCCGAGTGCTGAACCTCGGTGGCGAGGTGGTCGACACCAAGAGCGCGACGGGGCGCCTGATCCTCACCATCTTCGCGGGCTTCGCGCAGTTCGAGCGTGAGATGATGTTGGAGCGCCAGAGGGAGGGCATCGCCAAGGCGAAGGCAGAGGGGAAATACCTCGGTCGTAAGCCCACCGCGCGGGCGAAGTCGGAAGAGGTGATGCGGCTCCACCGCGAAGGGAAGACGCCCACCGAGATCGCTGCGGCTGTCGGGATTGGCAGGGGGAGCGTCTACCGGATCGTTCAGGGACAGGGAGCAGAGGCATGA
- a CDS encoding LEM-3-like GIY-YIG domain-containing protein encodes MANKIFSYEVAEQLRAYVYRLIDPRDEKTFYVGKGRGNRVFQHAIEANVAEEQETDIMGLKLNHIREIQRSGHEVKYVIHRHGMDDDTAFQVEAALIDAYVDMNPDLRNSIRGHNASIYGVATVEEILGRYNLPPLEVRSGEKLLAITINKLRGRRDQEVIFDLIRYCWPLSRKRAETVDYVLAVDRGVVVGVFKPLSWAPARASDFPDIRDLVDEPHRLAFQGERAPKDVWEFYVGEHGKRINPSDLPPARQSCRYINC; translated from the coding sequence ATGGCCAATAAAATATTCTCTTACGAAGTGGCAGAGCAGTTGCGGGCTTACGTTTATCGCTTAATCGATCCCCGCGACGAAAAGACGTTTTATGTTGGAAAGGGAAGAGGTAACCGCGTTTTTCAGCACGCTATTGAAGCCAACGTCGCTGAGGAACAAGAGACCGATATCATGGGGTTGAAACTAAATCACATCCGGGAAATTCAACGTTCAGGGCATGAGGTTAAGTACGTCATACACCGTCATGGCATGGATGATGACACGGCCTTTCAAGTTGAAGCAGCCCTTATTGATGCCTATGTTGATATGAATCCGGATCTGCGAAATTCAATCAGAGGGCATAATGCCTCAATATACGGCGTAGCAACTGTTGAAGAAATTCTTGGACGATACAATCTGCCGCCGCTTGAAGTCAGGAGCGGAGAGAAGTTATTGGCGATCACTATCAACAAGCTACGTGGTCGGCGCGATCAGGAGGTTATTTTCGATCTGATACGTTACTGCTGGCCTCTCAGTCGGAAGCGTGCCGAGACCGTGGATTATGTGCTGGCAGTCGACCGCGGAGTGGTCGTCGGTGTCTTCAAGCCCCTGAGCTGGGCTCCAGCCCGCGCTTCTGACTTTCCCGACATTCGCGACTTAGTTGACGAGCCACATCGGCTGGCATTCCAGGGTGAGCGTGCCCCTAAGGATGTCTGGGAGTTCTACGTGGGCGAGCATGGCAAACGCATTAATCCCAGCGACCTACCGCCCGCCCGCCAGTCCTGCCGGTACATTAACTGCTGA
- the def gene encoding peptide deformylase → MTIRPILIIPEPKLRTLSAPVEKIDSEVRKLVEDMFETMYDAPGIGLAAIQVGVQRRVITIDVARDGENKKPLALINPEIIAASEETSIYSEGCLSIPEYYEEVERPAKVAVRFLDVEGKTREVEAEGLFATCVQHEIDHLNGVLFIDHISKLKRDRVIKKFTKQAKHKAEA, encoded by the coding sequence ATGACGATCCGGCCCATCCTCATCATCCCCGAGCCCAAGCTGCGCACGCTTTCCGCCCCGGTCGAAAAGATCGACAGCGAGGTGCGCAAGCTGGTCGAGGACATGTTCGAGACCATGTACGACGCCCCCGGCATCGGGCTGGCAGCCATACAGGTGGGCGTGCAGCGCCGCGTCATCACCATCGACGTGGCGCGCGACGGCGAGAACAAGAAGCCCCTCGCCCTCATCAATCCGGAAATCATCGCCGCCTCGGAGGAAACCTCCATCTACAGCGAGGGCTGCCTCTCCATCCCCGAATATTACGAGGAGGTTGAGCGCCCGGCGAAGGTGGCGGTGCGTTTCCTGGATGTGGAGGGCAAGACGCGGGAGGTGGAGGCCGAGGGCCTGTTCGCCACCTGCGTGCAGCACGAGATCGACCACCTCAACGGCGTGCTCTTCATCGATCACATCTCCAAGCTGAAGCGCGACCGGGTCATCAAGAAATTCACCAAGCAGGCGAAGCACAAGGCCGAGGCCTGA
- a CDS encoding tyrosine-type recombinase/integrase: MALPMTRPTRRPESSFLTFRKRTPKDILAKAKGQVVTIAFPQDSEGQHTAAFTIGPEIKFSLKARDPANARARTGFAESFLARHWEAIRKGPVSLTHKQTVALSGEVYRLFADGMEDDPGSAKLWDAVLAGIAEAMAGPVGGGRHLLIIGDEQERRDILLEERFGKLADRVLSAHHLEVDQTSRKALLFHAAIALKDAALKLDRNVAGDYRPDPNAGRFGGAFVPTSQTAAAAEGGKAVTFASLVTGWWKEGEAARLSRKTHQAYASAVDRLAEHVGHSDAARITADDIIGLKSARLAAGVSPKTVKDSDLAGLKAIFRWAVANRLLPANPAEGITVKRVKAVKLRGKGLTDKEADAILAAAFRHQRGQERPKTFAAKRWVPWLCAYTGARVGEIAQLRKQDVRQEGDHWVLTLTPEAGAVKNKEAREVPLHPHLVEMGFPEFVRQAENGHLFLTPSRSGDVLGPLQGVKNRLAEFAREVVKDPNVAPNHGWRHRFKTVGLEAGVSERVLDAICGHAPRTVGAAYGDVTLNARADGIAKFPRYQIETEV, translated from the coding sequence ATGGCTCTTCCTATGACACGCCCCACACGGCGCCCTGAGTCGTCGTTCCTGACGTTCCGCAAGCGCACCCCCAAGGACATCCTCGCCAAGGCGAAGGGACAGGTTGTCACCATCGCGTTCCCGCAGGACAGCGAGGGGCAGCACACGGCCGCGTTCACCATTGGCCCGGAAATCAAGTTCTCTCTCAAGGCGCGCGACCCTGCTAACGCTAGGGCCAGAACCGGCTTCGCCGAATCGTTCCTTGCGCGCCATTGGGAAGCCATCCGCAAAGGGCCTGTCTCCCTTACCCATAAGCAGACCGTCGCCCTGTCGGGGGAGGTCTACCGACTCTTTGCCGATGGCATGGAAGACGACCCCGGTTCTGCCAAGCTGTGGGATGCGGTCCTTGCTGGCATCGCCGAAGCGATGGCAGGGCCTGTCGGGGGCGGTAGACATTTGCTCATCATCGGTGACGAGCAGGAGCGCCGGGACATCCTGTTGGAAGAGCGGTTCGGCAAGCTGGCCGACCGCGTGCTGTCCGCTCATCATCTGGAGGTTGACCAGACCAGCCGCAAAGCACTGCTGTTTCACGCTGCAATCGCACTCAAGGATGCGGCGCTGAAGCTGGATCGCAATGTGGCTGGCGACTACCGGCCGGACCCCAATGCGGGACGGTTCGGCGGCGCATTTGTGCCAACCTCGCAGACGGCGGCGGCAGCGGAGGGCGGAAAGGCTGTGACCTTCGCGAGCTTGGTGACGGGCTGGTGGAAGGAAGGTGAGGCGGCACGCCTCTCCCGCAAGACGCACCAAGCCTATGCCAGCGCCGTGGACCGCCTGGCCGAGCATGTCGGACACAGCGACGCCGCGCGGATCACGGCAGACGACATCATCGGCCTGAAGAGCGCGCGCCTCGCCGCCGGGGTGAGCCCCAAGACGGTGAAGGACAGCGACCTTGCGGGGCTCAAGGCCATCTTCCGATGGGCTGTGGCCAACCGGCTGCTCCCCGCGAACCCGGCTGAGGGCATCACCGTGAAGCGGGTGAAGGCGGTCAAGCTCCGTGGAAAGGGGCTCACGGACAAGGAAGCCGATGCCATTCTCGCAGCCGCCTTCCGCCATCAGCGGGGGCAGGAGCGGCCAAAGACGTTCGCGGCCAAGCGGTGGGTGCCATGGCTGTGCGCCTACACCGGGGCACGCGTGGGTGAGATTGCCCAACTCCGCAAACAGGATGTCCGGCAGGAAGGCGACCATTGGGTGCTCACCCTGACGCCCGAGGCGGGCGCGGTGAAGAACAAGGAGGCGCGCGAAGTCCCCCTGCATCCGCACCTTGTCGAGATGGGCTTCCCGGAGTTCGTGAGGCAGGCGGAGAATGGCCACCTGTTCCTCACTCCGAGTCGGAGCGGGGACGTCCTTGGTCCGCTTCAGGGCGTGAAGAACCGCCTTGCCGAGTTTGCCCGTGAAGTTGTCAAAGACCCCAATGTCGCCCCGAACCATGGATGGCGCCACCGGTTCAAGACGGTGGGGCTGGAAGCGGGCGTTTCGGAACGGGTGCTGGATGCCATCTGTGGTCACGCCCCGCGAACGGTGGGAGCCGCCTACGGGGACGTGACGTTGAACGCACGGGCGGATGGCATCGCCAAGTTCCCGAGGTATCAGATCGAAACAGAGGTGTGA
- a CDS encoding enoyl-CoA hydratase, with the protein MAYETILVEVDERVGIIRLNRPQALNALNAQLINELNAALDGLEADRNIGCIILTGSEKAFAAGADIKAMQNFTYPDTYLDDYITSWERLSRTRKPVIAAVAGFALGGGCELAMMCDFILAADTAKFGQPEIKLGVMPGSGGTQRLTRFVGKSKAMEMCLTGRLMDAVEAERSGLVSRIIPAADLMTEALKVAKVIAGMSLPVAMQTKEAVNRSYETSLAEGIRFERRVFQSQFGLPHQKEGMSAFIEKRPPDFKA; encoded by the coding sequence ATGGCTTACGAGACGATCCTGGTGGAGGTGGACGAGCGGGTCGGCATCATCCGGCTGAACCGCCCGCAGGCGCTGAACGCGCTCAACGCCCAGCTCATCAACGAGCTGAACGCCGCCCTCGACGGGCTCGAGGCCGACCGCAACATCGGTTGCATCATCCTCACCGGCTCGGAAAAGGCGTTCGCCGCCGGCGCCGACATCAAGGCGATGCAGAACTTCACCTATCCGGACACGTATCTCGACGACTACATCACCTCCTGGGAGCGCCTCTCGCGCACCCGCAAGCCCGTGATCGCGGCGGTCGCCGGCTTCGCGCTGGGCGGTGGCTGCGAGCTCGCCATGATGTGCGACTTCATCCTCGCCGCCGACACCGCGAAATTCGGGCAGCCGGAGATCAAGCTCGGCGTCATGCCCGGCTCGGGCGGCACCCAGCGCCTGACGCGCTTCGTCGGCAAGTCCAAGGCCATGGAGATGTGCCTGACCGGCCGGCTGATGGATGCGGTGGAAGCCGAGCGCTCCGGCCTCGTCTCCCGCATCATCCCCGCCGCCGATCTGATGACCGAGGCGCTGAAGGTGGCCAAGGTGATCGCCGGCATGTCGCTGCCCGTCGCCATGCAGACCAAGGAGGCGGTGAACCGCTCGTATGAGACCTCGCTCGCCGAGGGAATCCGCTTCGAGCGCCGGGTGTTCCAGTCCCAGTTCGGCCTCCCTCACCAGAAGGAAGGCATGAGCGCCTTCATCGAAAAGCGCCCCCCCGACTTCAAGGCCTGA
- a CDS encoding methionyl-tRNA formyltransferase, whose amino-acid sequence MALIENFVRQDKERFKVHEAIEAHVCSFEAEGGRVLQIDTYGRGTRANPHKISQSVQLDRRSAEQLYEILKAEFGFK is encoded by the coding sequence GTGGCACTTATTGAGAATTTTGTCAGGCAGGACAAAGAGCGGTTTAAAGTTCATGAGGCCATTGAGGCACACGTCTGCTCCTTCGAAGCCGAGGGTGGGCGAGTACTTCAAATCGACACCTATGGCCGTGGCACGAGAGCCAACCCGCACAAGATAAGCCAATCAGTGCAACTGGATCGCCGGAGCGCTGAACAGCTCTATGAAATTCTGAAGGCCGAATTCGGCTTCAAGTGA
- a CDS encoding Rha family transcriptional regulator, protein MGDLVTAKPIVRTVGRFVVASSKDVAAYFGKRHDHVLRDIDTLMSEAPSCAPNFGATSETVVMPRGGTRQVRSFDMTRDGFTLLAMGFTGAKALKFKLAYIAEFNAMEEALKAPPPVSTEIAQLAATVAQMEERPRIARARR, encoded by the coding sequence ATGGGAGACCTCGTCACCGCTAAGCCCATTGTCAGGACAGTGGGCCGCTTCGTGGTCGCCAGCTCGAAGGACGTCGCGGCATACTTCGGGAAGCGGCACGATCACGTCCTCAGGGACATCGACACGCTGATGAGCGAGGCTCCGTCATGTGCCCCCAATTTTGGGGCCACGTCGGAAACCGTTGTAATGCCTCGCGGAGGAACCCGTCAGGTTCGCTCCTTCGACATGACCCGTGACGGCTTCACGCTGCTCGCCATGGGCTTCACCGGAGCCAAGGCGCTCAAGTTCAAGCTGGCCTACATCGCCGAGTTCAACGCCATGGAGGAGGCCCTGAAGGCTCCCCCTCCGGTGTCGACCGAGATTGCCCAGCTGGCGGCCACGGTGGCCCAGATGGAGGAGCGCCCTCGGATCGCCAGAGCGCGCCGCTAG
- the truA gene encoding tRNA pseudouridine(38-40) synthase TruA, translated as MPRYKLTIEYDGTPFAGWQMQADLPTVQGVLAEAFERFCGEKVTVAGAGRTDAGVHATGQVAHVDLSKDWRTDTVRDAMTAQLRPHPVAVLAAERVPDSFDARFSATKRHYLYRIVNRRPDLALDRDRAWRIPQKLDADAMHVAAQRLLGRHDFSTFRAAECQAASPMKTLDQLDVTRHGDEIRVVTSARSFLHHQVRSMVGSLMRVGEGRWSADDLAAALAAADRTRCGPMAPAAGLYLAAVSY; from the coding sequence GTGCCTAGATATAAGCTCACCATCGAATATGACGGCACCCCCTTCGCCGGCTGGCAGATGCAGGCGGACTTGCCCACCGTGCAGGGTGTGCTGGCCGAGGCGTTCGAGCGCTTCTGCGGAGAGAAGGTGACGGTGGCGGGTGCCGGCCGCACCGACGCCGGGGTCCATGCCACCGGGCAGGTCGCCCATGTGGACCTGAGCAAGGACTGGCGCACCGACACGGTGCGGGACGCCATGACGGCCCAGCTTCGCCCCCATCCGGTGGCCGTGCTTGCCGCCGAGCGTGTGCCGGACAGCTTCGACGCCCGCTTCTCCGCCACCAAGCGGCATTACCTCTACCGCATCGTCAACCGCCGCCCCGATCTCGCGCTCGATCGCGACCGGGCCTGGCGCATTCCGCAGAAGCTCGATGCAGACGCCATGCACGTCGCGGCTCAGCGCCTTCTCGGCAGGCACGATTTCTCCACCTTCCGCGCCGCCGAGTGCCAGGCCGCCTCGCCCATGAAGACGCTGGACCAGCTCGACGTGACCCGCCACGGCGACGAGATCCGCGTCGTCACCTCGGCGCGGTCCTTCCTGCACCATCAGGTGCGTTCCATGGTGGGCTCGCTGATGCGGGTGGGCGAAGGCCGCTGGAGCGCGGACGATCTTGCCGCGGCCCTCGCCGCCGCCGACCGCACCCGCTGCGGCCCCATGGCGCCGGCGGCCGGGCTCTATCTCGCCGCGGTCAGCTATTGA
- the trxA gene encoding thioredoxin — protein MAVEKVSDQNFDQDVLKSSAPVIVDFWAEWCGPCRMVAPILEEVSGELGEKVRIVKLNVDENPQTASKYGIMSIPTLLLFKDGKIASRQVGAAPKAKLVQWINGSI, from the coding sequence ATGGCCGTCGAGAAAGTTTCCGATCAGAATTTCGATCAGGACGTGCTGAAGTCCAGTGCTCCGGTCATCGTCGACTTCTGGGCGGAGTGGTGCGGCCCCTGCCGCATGGTTGCCCCCATCCTGGAGGAAGTCTCCGGCGAGCTGGGCGAGAAGGTGCGCATCGTGAAGCTGAACGTGGACGAAAATCCGCAGACGGCATCCAAGTACGGCATCATGTCCATCCCGACCCTGCTCCTGTTCAAGGACGGCAAGATCGCCTCCCGCCAGGTGGGCGCCGCCCCCAAGGCCAAGCTGGTGCAGTGGATCAACGGCTCCATCTGA
- the mutM gene encoding bifunctional DNA-formamidopyrimidine glycosylase/DNA-(apurinic or apyrimidinic site) lyase: MPELPEVETVRRGLMPVLQGAVIESAEARRPDLRWPLPENFAERLAGRRVEAIGRRAKYLLADLDGGEVMILHLGMSGSIRVEGAHARRTGAFHYPRAEAGPHDHVVLHLAGGTTITFNDPRRFGAILIVPYDRLESHPLLAGLGPEPLGNAFHADYLASAFARRSTSLKAALLDQKLVAGLGNIYVCEALFRAGLSPRRLAHTIVTKDGRPTQRAERLVTAIRDVLREAIQAGGSSLRDHKQVSGELGYFQHTFRVYDREGEPCRTRHCKGTVQRIVQSGRSTFFCPTCQR, encoded by the coding sequence ATGCCTGAACTGCCCGAGGTGGAAACCGTCCGCCGCGGCCTGATGCCCGTCTTGCAGGGCGCCGTGATCGAAAGCGCCGAGGCGCGCCGCCCGGACCTGCGCTGGCCGCTGCCCGAGAACTTCGCCGAACGCCTGGCCGGCCGCCGCGTGGAGGCCATCGGCCGCCGCGCCAAATATCTGCTCGCCGACCTCGACGGGGGCGAGGTGATGATCCTGCACCTCGGCATGTCCGGATCCATCCGGGTGGAAGGCGCGCACGCGCGCCGGACGGGTGCCTTCCACTATCCCCGCGCCGAGGCCGGCCCGCACGACCACGTGGTGCTGCACCTCGCCGGCGGCACTACCATCACCTTCAACGACCCGCGCCGTTTCGGGGCCATCCTCATCGTGCCCTACGACCGGCTGGAGAGCCATCCGCTCCTCGCCGGCCTCGGCCCCGAGCCGCTGGGCAACGCCTTCCATGCGGATTATCTCGCGAGCGCCTTCGCCCGCCGCAGCACCTCGCTGAAGGCGGCGCTGCTGGACCAGAAGCTGGTGGCGGGACTCGGCAACATCTATGTGTGCGAGGCGCTGTTCCGCGCCGGCCTCTCGCCCCGGCGCCTCGCCCACACCATCGTGACCAAGGACGGCAGGCCGACCCAACGGGCGGAGCGTCTCGTCACCGCCATCCGCGACGTGCTGCGCGAGGCCATCCAGGCCGGCGGCTCGTCGCTCCGCGACCACAAGCAGGTGAGCGGAGAGCTGGGCTACTTCCAGCACACCTTCCGCGTCTACGACCGCGAGGGCGAGCCCTGCCGCACCCGGCATTGCAAGGGCACGGTCCAGCGCATCGTGCAGAGCGGGCGCTCCACCTTCTTCTGCCCAACCTGCCAGAGATAG